The Bacteroidetes bacterium SB0662_bin_6 DNA window CGCGTCGATGCCGGTCATCGGCGAGGGCGACGCGGAACCCAACGACACCTTCCGCGAGCAGTTGGTGGCGAACGCCCAGGCGGCGGTCGACGAGGGCGTGCGGCGCGGGGTCGTGGATCCGGATCGGGTCGGCGTCGGCGGACACTCCTACGGCGCCTTCATGGCCGGCAACCTGCTGGCCCATTCCGACATCTTCCGGGCCGGCGTAGCGCGCAGCGGCGCGTACAACCGGACGCTGACGCCGTTCGGCTTCCAGCGGGAGCAGCGGCTATTCTGGGAGGACCCCGATCTCTACCTGTACATGTCGCCCTTCATGCATGCGGACAAGGTGAACGAGCCCATCCTCATCATCCACGGCGAGGACGACAACAACTCGGGTACTTTTCCCATCCAGTCGCGGCGCTTCTACGCGGCGCTCAAGGGGCTGGGCGCGACGGCGCGGCTCGTCTTTCTGCCGGCCGAGAGCCACGGCTACGCGGCGCGCGAATCGGTGCTGCACGTCCTGTGGGAGACCGACCGCTGGCTCGAGATGCATGTGAAACCGGCGAA harbors:
- a CDS encoding S9 family peptidase, with the translated sequence ASMPVIGEGDAEPNDTFREQLVANAQAAVDEGVRRGVVDPDRVGVGGHSYGAFMAGNLLAHSDIFRAGVARSGAYNRTLTPFGFQREQRLFWEDPDLYLYMSPFMHADKVNEPILIIHGEDDNNSGTFPIQSRRFYAALKGLGATARLVFLPAESHGYAARESVLHVLWETDRWLEMHVKPAKPVTPTDDAGS